One window from the genome of Thermococcus siculi encodes:
- the vapB gene encoding type II toxin-antitoxin system VapB family antitoxin, whose protein sequence is MGSVVSVRVPPEIKREMDELRGEINWSEEIREFIKKKIEEYRKRKALQEVVSYIQTLPEAPKGTAQKLVREDRDSH, encoded by the coding sequence GTGGGGAGCGTTGTTAGCGTCCGCGTTCCGCCTGAGATCAAGCGTGAGATGGACGAGTTAAGGGGCGAGATTAACTGGAGCGAGGAAATCAGGGAGTTCATAAAGAAGAAAATCGAAGAATACCGGAAGAGAAAGGCACTTCAGGAGGTTGTTTCCTACATCCAAACCCTTCCAGAGGCCCCAAAGGGGACGGCACAAAAGCTCGTGAGGGAGGACCGTGATAGTCATTGA
- a CDS encoding DUF373 family protein — MVEIRALVLAIDRDDDFGQKAGVEGPVIGRDACVDAALKLSLADPEDSDANVVYAAVKLYDELRESGEFDEVEVALITGHPKVGVKSDVELARQLELVLERFPADGVITVTDGAEDEQIFPIITSKVPIISSHRVVVKQSEGIETTYYIIYRYMKEILSDPEVAKVVLGIPGMILLLYGIARLIGVWYPESVKIVSATITGTILLLIGGYFFTKGFRFNVRETVAKQFVFVISVIAGSLIIVGGAINAYFRLEEYSLELIGSYPGTPLLATLIYINALNASLILGIAVMITGKVIQSYLRKDHHIWYQASALLMMPAMWVTIDLTTRYAMAILTLSDIEVFTKLLLALMDVGVAVLVGIYMRGKVRGWERVEAGASA; from the coding sequence GTGGTTGAGATCAGGGCGCTCGTTCTCGCGATAGATAGGGACGACGACTTCGGGCAGAAGGCCGGCGTTGAGGGGCCGGTGATAGGGAGAGACGCCTGTGTGGACGCCGCCCTAAAGCTCAGCCTGGCAGATCCGGAGGACAGCGACGCCAACGTGGTTTACGCCGCGGTTAAGCTCTACGATGAGCTGAGGGAGAGCGGAGAGTTCGATGAGGTTGAGGTAGCCCTGATAACCGGCCACCCGAAGGTCGGCGTCAAGAGCGACGTGGAGTTAGCGAGGCAGCTGGAGCTAGTTCTGGAGAGGTTTCCTGCCGACGGCGTCATAACGGTTACCGACGGCGCCGAGGACGAGCAGATATTCCCGATAATAACCTCGAAGGTGCCGATAATAAGCTCCCACCGGGTAGTCGTCAAGCAGAGCGAGGGCATAGAGACGACCTACTACATCATATACCGCTACATGAAGGAGATATTGAGCGACCCGGAGGTCGCAAAGGTCGTGCTTGGGATTCCCGGCATGATACTGCTTCTCTACGGCATAGCGAGGTTGATAGGCGTCTGGTATCCGGAGAGCGTCAAGATAGTGTCCGCGACGATAACGGGCACCATACTCCTCCTTATCGGCGGCTACTTCTTCACCAAGGGCTTCCGCTTCAACGTCAGGGAGACCGTGGCCAAGCAGTTCGTCTTCGTTATCTCGGTCATAGCGGGTTCGCTCATCATAGTGGGCGGCGCCATAAACGCCTACTTCCGCCTGGAGGAGTACTCCCTCGAACTCATAGGCAGTTACCCGGGAACGCCGCTCCTGGCGACGCTCATCTACATAAACGCCCTCAATGCCTCGCTGATACTTGGAATCGCCGTGATGATAACCGGAAAAGTGATACAGTCCTACCTGAGGAAGGATCACCACATATGGTACCAGGCCTCCGCACTCCTGATGATGCCCGCTATGTGGGTCACGATAGACCTCACAACGAGGTACGCGATGGCCATACTGACGCTGTCTGACATAGAGGTCTTCACGAAGCTCCTGCTGGCGCTTATGGATGTGGGGGTTGCGGTTCTCGTTGGTATCTACATGAGGGGAAAAGTAAGGGGATGGGAGAGAGTTGAGGCTGGAGCAAGCGCTTGA
- a CDS encoding ABC transporter permease, protein MRPRASHLLLLIPLAFLLTFFYVPLVSILKTGLWENGLTLEHITSVLENDYHRRVILFTIGQAIASTILTLALGLPGAYIFAKYDFPGKRTIKAVLTVPFVMPSVMVALGYILLFGKSGIITELIGRDLGILYSWKGILLAHAFYNFPIVIRMVSSLWQRVNPHYEEAAMALGARGWRLFWRVTLPMISPAIFASAMLTFVFCFLSFSIPLIIGGYRYATIEVDIFTSIMVLLDFKTGSALAIIQIALSMAFMYVYLRSLDAYAKREEQRVFRKPLPFGRRDWLSLRGLGIAVYSAIVFVFIVSPLLAVIYDSLRFNNQWSLEWYRRIFSTEYNPMFGATTLGAIRNSLTFGLATVFLSIIIALPIAYALHRWNFRGKRLFDVLAMLPLASSAITLGLGYIRVFHSTPLYYTMWIVIAAHTIIAYPFVLRAVSTSLKKIKPNLFEAALSLGAREWRAFLRVELPLALGGVIVGAIFAFAMSIAELGATYMLAKPEYTTMTVAIYKFLGARQFGSASALSVLLMAVSTASFLIIERVGEEVW, encoded by the coding sequence ATGAGGCCGAGGGCGTCCCATCTGCTCCTCCTGATTCCGCTCGCCTTCCTGCTGACCTTCTTCTACGTCCCCCTAGTCAGCATACTCAAGACCGGGCTGTGGGAAAACGGCCTCACGCTCGAGCACATCACGTCGGTTCTGGAGAACGACTACCACAGGAGGGTCATCCTCTTCACGATCGGACAGGCGATAGCCTCAACGATCCTCACGCTGGCCCTCGGCCTTCCCGGCGCGTACATATTCGCCAAGTACGACTTTCCAGGGAAGAGGACGATAAAGGCCGTCCTGACGGTTCCCTTCGTGATGCCGAGCGTGATGGTGGCTTTAGGCTACATACTCCTCTTTGGAAAGAGCGGCATAATAACGGAACTGATAGGGCGTGATCTGGGGATACTCTACTCCTGGAAGGGCATCCTGCTCGCTCACGCCTTCTACAACTTCCCGATAGTGATACGCATGGTTTCCTCCCTCTGGCAGAGGGTAAACCCCCACTACGAGGAAGCGGCCATGGCCCTCGGGGCCAGGGGCTGGAGGCTCTTCTGGCGCGTTACCCTGCCGATGATCTCTCCGGCCATATTCGCCTCCGCTATGCTCACATTCGTCTTCTGCTTCCTGAGCTTCTCCATACCGCTCATCATAGGCGGCTACCGCTACGCGACCATCGAGGTCGATATATTCACGTCAATAATGGTTCTCCTCGACTTCAAGACCGGCTCTGCCCTGGCCATAATCCAGATAGCGCTGAGCATGGCATTCATGTACGTTTATCTGCGCTCCCTCGATGCCTACGCGAAGAGGGAGGAGCAGAGGGTATTCAGAAAACCGCTACCCTTCGGGAGGCGCGACTGGCTGAGCCTCAGGGGGCTGGGCATAGCCGTCTACTCCGCCATAGTTTTTGTTTTCATCGTCTCGCCCCTTCTGGCGGTTATCTACGACTCCCTCCGCTTCAACAACCAGTGGAGCCTCGAGTGGTACAGGAGGATATTCTCGACCGAGTACAACCCGATGTTCGGCGCCACGACGCTGGGGGCAATAAGGAACTCCCTTACCTTCGGCCTCGCCACGGTGTTTCTCTCGATAATCATCGCCCTGCCGATAGCCTACGCCCTCCACCGCTGGAACTTCAGGGGAAAACGGCTCTTCGACGTTCTGGCAATGCTCCCCCTCGCTAGCTCGGCTATAACCCTCGGACTGGGTTACATAAGGGTGTTCCACTCGACGCCGCTCTACTACACGATGTGGATAGTTATAGCAGCCCACACCATCATAGCTTATCCATTCGTTCTTAGGGCCGTTTCAACGAGCCTGAAGAAGATAAAGCCCAACCTGTTCGAAGCTGCTCTAAGTCTGGGGGCGAGGGAGTGGAGGGCCTTCCTCAGGGTCGAGCTTCCGCTGGCGCTCGGGGGAGTTATAGTTGGAGCGATATTCGCCTTCGCGATGAGCATAGCAGAGCTGGGAGCGACATACATGCTGGCAAAGCCGGAATACACGACCATGACGGTTGCCATCTACAAGTTCCTCGGAGCAAGGCAGTTCGGCTCCGCTTCGGCGCTCTCGGTTCTCCTAATGGCGGTTTCGACGGCGAGCTTCCTGATAATAGAGAGGGTCGGTGAGGAGGTATGGTGA
- a CDS encoding type II toxin-antitoxin system VapC family toxin, producing MIVIDSSAFSKFLLKEEGWERVIPYLEPSLEPHAVDMLTLETTNVIWKYMRKYRLITKEQALGLYEGMMRLVKEEVITVEPSGKYLKDALEIAMKYGLPIYDSLFLAQAKGLGAKLVTSDKRQGEIARKMGLEAVYIE from the coding sequence GTGATAGTCATTGACTCCTCGGCATTCTCAAAGTTCCTGCTGAAAGAGGAAGGCTGGGAGAGGGTAATTCCCTACTTAGAGCCAAGCTTAGAGCCGCACGCGGTTGACATGCTGACCCTTGAAACGACGAACGTAATATGGAAGTACATGAGAAAGTACCGGTTAATAACGAAGGAACAGGCCTTAGGACTTTACGAGGGAATGATGAGGCTTGTGAAGGAAGAAGTGATAACTGTTGAGCCAAGCGGAAAGTACCTGAAAGATGCCCTGGAAATCGCCATGAAGTATGGCCTTCCGATTTACGACAGCCTGTTCTTGGCCCAGGCGAAAGGCCTCGGCGCCAAACTGGTCACGAGCGATAAAAGACAGGGAGAAATAGCAAGAAAAATGGGGCTGGAAGCGGTGTATATTGAGTGA
- a CDS encoding DmpA family aminopeptidase yields the protein MKVPELGIKIGRYEHGRRNSIADLGVKVGHRTLVEGDDVRTGVTVLLPPVKNPYRERLFASTFVMNGFSKPIGFVQVEELGYIETPIALTNTLSVYTVANAVVRHMIDLNPDLKSVSPVVMECNDSYLNDIRRMAVREEHYFEAVKSASLDFEEGAVGAGTGMSAFEFKGGIGSSSRVVEIGGEEYTVGALVLANFGKREDLTIAGVPVGELLKDYPGRGTGGKGSISMVIATDAPLTARQLRRLAKRAVVGLARTGGYAYHGSGDVVLAFSTAQTVPLGKEPELISFLPDNALSSLFRATAEATEEAIINALLQAKTVKGNGHVRYALPVDKVVEILEKYGRIGKA from the coding sequence ATGAAGGTCCCCGAACTGGGTATAAAGATAGGGCGTTACGAGCACGGAAGGAGGAATTCCATCGCGGATCTCGGCGTTAAAGTTGGCCACAGGACGCTCGTCGAGGGCGATGACGTCAGAACTGGTGTTACCGTCCTTTTACCTCCCGTTAAAAACCCTTATCGGGAAAGGCTCTTTGCATCCACCTTCGTCATGAACGGCTTCTCAAAGCCGATAGGATTCGTCCAGGTTGAGGAGCTTGGCTACATCGAAACCCCGATAGCGTTAACCAACACGCTGAGCGTTTATACCGTGGCTAACGCCGTCGTCAGGCACATGATTGACCTTAACCCGGATTTAAAGAGCGTCTCGCCAGTTGTCATGGAGTGCAACGACTCCTATCTCAATGACATCAGAAGGATGGCTGTAAGGGAGGAACACTACTTCGAGGCGGTTAAGAGCGCTTCGCTGGACTTTGAGGAGGGTGCCGTCGGAGCCGGAACCGGAATGAGCGCCTTCGAGTTCAAGGGAGGGATAGGTTCTTCCTCGAGGGTTGTCGAGATAGGCGGCGAAGAATACACCGTTGGAGCGCTCGTTTTAGCAAATTTTGGAAAAAGGGAAGACCTGACGATAGCAGGAGTTCCAGTTGGAGAACTCCTGAAGGACTACCCGGGCAGAGGAACCGGCGGAAAGGGCAGCATCTCGATGGTAATCGCTACCGACGCTCCACTCACTGCTAGGCAGCTCAGGAGGCTCGCCAAGAGGGCGGTCGTTGGACTCGCCAGAACGGGTGGCTACGCATATCACGGGAGCGGCGACGTCGTGCTGGCATTTTCAACCGCCCAAACGGTTCCCCTCGGAAAGGAGCCGGAATTGATAAGCTTCCTGCCCGATAATGCCCTCAGCTCCCTGTTCAGAGCGACTGCGGAAGCAACGGAAGAGGCGATAATAAACGCCCTCCTTCAGGCGAAGACCGTGAAAGGAAACGGACACGTGAGGTATGCACTGCCGGTGGATAAAGTGGTTGAGATTCTGGAGAAGTATGGGAGGATAGGAAAGGCCTGA
- a CDS encoding deoxyribonuclease IV: MFKVDRLRFGTAGIPLSTPKRSTIDGIVHVRNLGLDAMELEFVRGVNLKTELAKKIKYVAKKNDVLLTAHAPYYINLNAKEKEKVEASKKRIIQSAERLYEAGGWSVVFHAGYYLKQPPESVYQRILNELKDIQRELMDRGIKVWVRPELTGKPTQFGDLKEIVKLSEELEMVLPTIDFAHAHARHTGKCNTAEEWREMLSFMEDRLGREALDNMHIHMSGINYGPKGEKNHLPLQESDMNWEDLLKVLKEFRVKGVVISESPNIEEDALLMKKKYEEIEA, encoded by the coding sequence ATGTTCAAGGTCGACCGATTACGCTTCGGAACCGCGGGAATACCCCTCTCAACGCCGAAACGCTCAACAATTGACGGAATAGTCCACGTGAGGAACCTTGGACTGGATGCAATGGAGCTGGAGTTCGTCCGGGGAGTTAACCTGAAGACGGAGCTAGCCAAGAAGATCAAGTACGTTGCAAAGAAGAACGACGTCCTACTCACCGCTCACGCTCCATACTACATCAACCTCAACGCCAAGGAGAAGGAAAAGGTCGAAGCGAGCAAAAAGAGGATAATCCAGAGCGCGGAGAGACTCTACGAGGCCGGAGGCTGGAGCGTCGTCTTCCACGCCGGGTACTACCTTAAACAGCCGCCGGAGAGCGTCTACCAGAGGATTTTGAACGAACTCAAGGACATACAGAGGGAACTCATGGACAGGGGGATTAAGGTGTGGGTTAGACCGGAACTTACCGGAAAGCCCACCCAGTTCGGCGACCTGAAGGAGATAGTGAAGCTCAGCGAGGAGCTTGAGATGGTCCTTCCGACGATAGACTTTGCCCACGCCCACGCGAGGCACACCGGGAAGTGCAATACTGCTGAAGAGTGGCGCGAGATGCTCTCCTTCATGGAGGATCGCCTCGGAAGGGAAGCCCTGGACAACATGCACATCCACATGAGCGGCATAAACTACGGACCGAAGGGCGAGAAGAACCACCTGCCGCTTCAGGAGAGCGATATGAACTGGGAGGACCTTCTGAAGGTTCTGAAGGAGTTCAGGGTGAAGGGCGTCGTCATAAGCGAGAGTCCCAACATCGAGGAGGACGCTCTCCTGATGAAGAAGAAGTACGAGGAGATAGAGGCCTGA
- a CDS encoding MTH1187 family thiamine-binding protein has product MVIVEFVVVPLGEKSLSRYVAEVVKLLERKGVKYQLTPMSTIIEVPTVKEAFAIIEEAHELMFKLGAERVSTTVRIDDRRDKERKMEDKVKSVMEKVRGG; this is encoded by the coding sequence GTGGTCATAGTGGAGTTCGTGGTCGTCCCCCTTGGCGAGAAAAGCCTGAGCAGGTACGTCGCCGAGGTGGTAAAGCTTTTAGAGAGGAAGGGTGTTAAGTATCAACTGACGCCGATGTCAACGATAATCGAGGTTCCAACGGTAAAGGAAGCGTTTGCAATAATCGAGGAGGCCCACGAGCTGATGTTCAAGCTCGGCGCCGAGAGGGTCTCGACGACGGTAAGGATCGACGACAGGCGCGATAAGGAGAGGAAGATGGAGGACAAGGTGAAATCCGTCATGGAGAAGGTCAGGGGTGGTTGA
- a CDS encoding TIGR00296 family protein, with amino-acid sequence MYRIKDEWGEFLVRLARKAVEEYVRHGKTIRPPEDTPPELWEKMGVFVTLNNRHAPPQMALRGCIGFPLPIYPLVEATIKAAIYAAVDDPRFPPVRESELDDLIVEVSVLTPPELIEGPPEERPGKIKVGRDGLIVEKGIYSGLLLPQVPVEWNWDEEEFLAQTCWKAGLPPDCWLDEDTKVYRFTAEVFEEEKPWGPVRRKPLV; translated from the coding sequence ATGTACAGGATAAAGGACGAGTGGGGCGAGTTCCTCGTCAGGCTCGCCAGGAAGGCCGTTGAGGAGTACGTGAGGCACGGAAAGACCATCAGGCCCCCAGAGGACACCCCGCCGGAGCTATGGGAGAAGATGGGCGTATTCGTCACCCTCAACAACAGACACGCTCCTCCCCAGATGGCCCTGAGGGGATGCATAGGCTTTCCTCTTCCTATATATCCCCTCGTCGAGGCAACGATAAAGGCGGCAATTTACGCAGCCGTCGATGACCCGCGCTTCCCGCCGGTCAGGGAGAGCGAGCTTGATGATCTCATCGTCGAGGTCAGCGTCCTGACGCCGCCGGAGCTCATCGAAGGCCCGCCGGAGGAGAGGCCGGGGAAGATAAAAGTTGGCAGGGACGGGCTGATAGTCGAGAAGGGAATATATTCCGGTCTGCTCCTGCCGCAGGTGCCCGTTGAATGGAACTGGGACGAGGAGGAGTTTTTAGCCCAGACCTGCTGGAAAGCGGGACTCCCGCCCGACTGCTGGCTCGACGAGGACACGAAGGTCTACCGCTTCACCGCCGAGGTGTTCGAGGAAGAGAAGCCCTGGGGACCGGTTAGGAGGAAGCCGCTGGTGTGA